TCCAAATGGGATATGAGCACTCTGTCCCTTACTCTGCtaatgtggaagagataactttgtatgattttataatttaactTGTAGCCAAAGGACTTTGATTTCAATCTTGGCTTTACCTAAATTCTGTGACATTGGACAACCATTTCAATTTCAGGTAATCaatcttctctatctcttgtttgtatAAGAATTCCaactataagaatttttttttaatggtgttcATCTGTTACATTTATGCTGTGTATTCATTTTAAGcttatttttgtaaaatgaacttaATTTCTATCAAATTGCCTTCCTAGCTGTTTTCACAACATAaaattccaatttatttatattcttagcaATGAACTTAATTTCTATCAAATTGCCTTCCTAGCTGTTTTCACAACATAaaattccaatttatttatattcttagcaTTTTTAATATTGGATtactgaattcagattttttgaTCCTTTCCTATCTACTCTGTTCCACCAATCTTTCTTTCTccactctattttttaataattaccaAATCCTTTtattattggcatataattggaagTCTAGACATACTATTCCTTCTATTTGCTgttcatttctattttcctcctATTATCCTTTGGATGGTCAGTTCCATATTTGGAGCAGTTTGTTCCAGTGGCCACAGAAGCAGGGGAAGTGGTGTTGTGGAGCACTTGGAGCTGCCAGACACCCAGGTCATGGGAAGCATCTTGAGTCATCCCCAGGGTCTTGACTGCCCCGACCCTGGACACGGGCTGACTCATTCACTCCAACAGACCCATGAATCAGAAGTCCTCGGCTCTGGGGCTTGTGAAGCCTTTCTGCTTTCTCGCTCTTTTTCTCTGGAATGCTTTTTGTTGCAGCCTCTTACACAATACCTCTGTCCATAGTTTTTCAGGTCTAATCCCTTAAATTTATTCATCAGCTCTACTCCATATTCCTAAGGGAGTAATGGGAAGGTATGGGATCATAGGACATATGGAGAAGGGTTGATTTTTGCAAGAAGAATCAACTCGTTAACAAAGACtattggagaagaaaacaaagtggGGTTTGTAtcaaacattaaaatttttttttatttcaaattttttaacattgttatttaaagttttgagttccaaattttatccctttctcccctcccctttcccagaTTGTAAGTAATCAGATATGTCACACATGTgcaaattatgtaaaacattttcatgttagtaattatgtacaaataaaaggaaaaaaaagtgaaaaataacctgcttcaatttgtattcaatgTCACCTCTCCAGGATTGGGTAGTATGCTTTATCATCAGTTCTCTGAGATTGACTCAGATCATTgcactgctgagaatagctaagtcattcacaattcttcatggAACAGAGTCCTACCCATCATTTTTCTGAACTATTCATAATCTTTTTCCCTATTGAGGACACACGTCACAATGttcccagtttttctttgctCTATCATTAATCTCCCACGGTTTAAGCATTTCCTTCACAACAACTATTTTCTCTGACATCAAAAATTGGATTCGTAAACAAGGTTTGTTATTGTGGTTCAacaattaaattttcattaaatgtctataaCTGGAGATAGTTTATACTATTGAATCTTGTTGATTAGTTTATTTGCAAAACTGGTAGTTCTATACTTAGCTCTGGGCTTTTGAGAGTTGTCTACAaccaatatatcttaaatattgaaaTGTAAGCAGATAATCTATAAACATAGAACAGACATATACTGTCTgtaggtattttttttcctaaagggaACTTGTTGCTAGCCTattactttcccttttctttttctggaatattaagtaaatattctcataaagattatttccttctctgtaattaGTCAAGGAAATTGACAGTCTGCTGCTTTGCAGATGATCTAGAAGGCTTCCAGTGTATTTAATAACTGTCGTTAGAAACTTAGGAAAAATATTCATTCCAAATATGCTAAATGATGtgagaaaaattttcattttacaagtatCTAAACATTGGAAGAGAAAGTATAAGCTATGAGAATGTTTACTAAATTTCTAGGAAATGTAATCATGAAAACAGAAGTGGATTTTTATACTTCATACTGAATGTTTATACAAAAGATGATTCTACATTTTAGGATTTCCTAGAAGATTTATAACCATTAAAAAAGTATTTAGCCACAACTATCCACATGGGAAAACCCAAATAGATGCCAAATATCTCTTGTTTACATTATGACATTTAGTCAAATGCAAAAATCTGTGGCGCTTGTCCATTTGTATGTGACAAACACACCCACACAAATGAAAAGGGTAGGTGAAGCCTAGAATTAGGAAGTGGAGAACTGGCTTGATTGCCTCTGGGAAATTGCAAAGCTTTTTTAATATCCTCAGACTTCTCCCAGAATCAAAAGTTTGTCATCTTAATATCAATATTCTATTAGTTTCATATTGAGTTTTGGAATACTAGGatctgaaaaatttaaaatgagtatAAATCATAGAGCAATGAAAAAGTACATGGTGGGTTAAATAGAGAGGATGAAATACATTAATAAGTAACTTTGAAGAATTGGCATAAAATATATCATTAGGAAATGGTATGAAAAATACAGGGCTAGTTGTGTGATGACAATAAGAGATAACTAACAAAGATCCCCATTTGCTTTGTTGGTTCTCTCAAGATTTCAAGTGAAAATGAAGAGAATTCCCAATACACTAGATTCACTGCTTCAGGGAATTTACTTGTAAAAGATGGGTTGCAATCTGTATCACTGGAATCAACACCCATGTCCAGATCCATAATACATGTTTTCCTTCTTAAAGCAGTCTCTCATTCATCCACATTATCTCTTTGTTCCCAAAGCAGCAAAAGACTCAATCAAGTTCTATATATCTCACTACCCTCTTCACAGGTAAACTGGGcaataattccttttttattcttcaatagCAAATTTTTCCACATCATTGTATTTCATAGAAAAAACTAGCATACACCTCAAGTGCAGTTTCAAAGTCAAACCTTTTATCATCTGAAACTATTTCCAACTATGTTTCATGAGAATCTTAAGTGGTAGGTTGGGTTGTGGTTAAATTCACATGAATGCAAGTGATTTGAGGATTTATAAATACTGAGAGGCAAAGTATTATTAAAgtgaatttctatttatttatattgttaaaaCAAGTTAGCCTAAAGTAGAAACTTTAGGTTATTTGCAATAATAGAGATGAAAACTATTTCAGTAAGGAAAAAGAACAGGAATGaggtaattaaatataatttaacatttaaatagaaATACTATGTATATTAGGGAGATCTCTAAAATATCTACCccatatctggtctcagagaaAAGTGTGAAAGACAATATCAGAGTTGTTGATGCATATCATCAGTTCCATTTTAAAGCAAAGATATCCTTTGGACAAATTGCTTTAATCTATCTTTTTGTTGCAGCTTTCTGTTGGTTCTGGTGTAGAGATTCCATTTGTGTCTGCAATCTGTAAGAAGAAACAATGGTATAAATTTATTACAGCATCAATACTTGCACAAGAggctcctttaaaaataaattagagcagTAAATCTGAACAAAATTTTACTTCCAAGTAGTTAACACTGAAAAGCTAAAAATGATTCAATACAGCACAGGCAACTTAAAATCATACATGGTAATGACTAGTATTAAGTATAAGCATATATGCATTTGTGCAAGAAAATATAAGATCcagaaataatttaatcatttcaatTCAGGAAAATTTCTATATCTTACTCACTCAACCAACCATATAGTTACCACATAGAAAAATTGATTAATTGTAATATCATTTCTTTTACTTCCCACTAACCAACTAGGATAAATGTAACTAACTTTACATCTATGTATGGCTTTTTTGTGGAAATCAGCAGAAaactgatgaaaaaacaaaaaatatgcatATTGTTTATTCAAAGATATTCATCTTTCAAAGAACAATTCTTGAATAAGGAAATGGTAAATATTTTTAATGCCCAATTTCTGCTTTCTAGtagatattttacaaagaaaatgaacTGAATTCAAAACATTATTGAAAGTTATTAGAGAAAACTTCTAAAACATGTCTTTAAACAAGGTCAAAAgacatttgttttttctatttgctCTAGTTGTCATTTgtatattattatgattttacCTTATAGTCTCCTTTGCTTAGTTTCTCAGCAGGACTTTCTTTTAGAGTTTTTTTAGGCCATAGACGACTAACAAATGGTGAGATTAGATGATATACATATGGCTCCAGGAATTTTTTGTAGACCCAAAGGAGGACAGGAATGACGATACAAGGAATGCACACCATTTCCTCAGACTTGACTGCTCTTAACTGTAGATGTAAAAAAGTGTAAATGATATAATTTGTAATGAAGTAAATGCTTTGATTGTTTTTCCtacatttatactttttaaagcataatattatttttgaaggaaaagaaactagataaatctaaaaataaattgagTTAAAAACAATAATTCTATCTGCCAATTAAATATAATACACTGTTACTTAAAATGGTTATGGAGTGTCCTGTTAAATTCTGGTTAATCAAGAATAACCATAAATGTATTGTATGTAGAAGCAGATAACATTAATGCCATAAGAGACCTTATGGGATTACCTactgtattttacagatgaagaaactaagattcacagaagttaaatgacctatGGTCACATGAGTATCAAGAGGTAAAGCTTTAAATCTATGTTTTACTACTCTAAGTCTAATACACTACCTTTTATGCCAAGCTCAGGAAACAGAAGTCTAAAGAGATTAATgagttattcattttttttaaatgtgaataaaATCAAACatcattaatagaattttatgttTTGCTGATTCAGGGAATAACAATTGGTTCAACTAGCACTAATTAAATACACACTATATTCCTGGTACtgtgaatacaaagacaaaaatgaaaactatttcttcTCCTCAAGAAGTTATTCTATTcggggaaaaatataaaaaaaaaatattaaatacaaaatatgtatagaataatttccaGAGGAAGGTATTAGCAAACACctgtggggagaaggggaggttGGATCAAGCTCTGTTTCCTCTAGCTTGTAAGCAGCtagaaattttaagaaagaagaaatttaaggaatGGGGATGGATTGTGCAAAGACATAGAAATGGGAAATGGGATGTTTCAAGAGAATAGTAAGAAGGAAAAATTGACTATAATAAATATTGcatgaaggaaaataatgtacAATAACCGTGGAGAAGCAGATTGGAGACAGATTTTTAAGAGCTTTAAAAATGATAGGAGTTCATATTTAATCTGAATCGAGGGAGTTTGTTGAAGAGAAGAGTGATATAATTAGACTTCTGGTTTACAAAAATCAATTTGGCAGTTATACAGAGGATGGATTGGTAAGGAGACCATCCTGACACTGAGGAATGAATTAGAAAACTACTATATCATCTTAGGATGTCTAGGGATTATCAATgtatttgaaatgattttttttattgtaatgaAATTATGACTTTTCAATAAGCTAACATGTAACACTAActcaataatataccataacattatatttggaaatttttacaaaaaatttttagTTTCCTGGGAATTTTTCAGTTTCATAAACAAAATTTGGGAATTCCTaccaagattttttaaatttcaaaactgTGGCTAAGAAAgcattaaaaagcatttttaatattGTATAACACAAGTAGCAAATGCAAAAATACTATAAGTATATAATCAATGGTTGCATATAACAGCAGATTTGAGgctttggaaaaaatattacaggcaAATCTAAACCAAAACATATGAATATCTATCTGGATTTctagggaggaaaaagaggaagtgaTTATTTACTTTATAAAAGTATTGATTTCTTTACAAAAGGATTCacaagagaattatttttaaatactgtATTCCCTTAGCAATTTGTGATAGTTCAATTTACACACAATTTTGAAGAAATATACCCATGTATGTTTTTTCCAGCATACTTATCTTCTCATTAAATTCTTTTGGATTGCTACTTATTGTCACTGAATctaattctcagtttcctcacatgtaaaatgaggggattagattaaaagatctctaaagttccttgaTTTGCTTAAAATACCCTGATCAAGCCtatatttttgcctcttttaaaacaaagcttcttaaaacaAAATGTGTAGTTGGAAATTAGTGTTAATAGAAAGCATGTTTTTCAGAACTTTGTAAATATGATTGTTTCGATTTTTTACCTACTTAAAATATCAGAATCTGAATCTTCTAGAATCTGAAAACAGTATCTTTCTCTAAGAGTTTTgtgacatttttatttgaatgacAACAATccacataaaaaacaaaacaaaacaaaacaaaaaccccaaactttatatggaagtaaaaaaaaaaaaatcacctttaatttagttttctgtggatagaaatattaaaatcacTTGAGTTTACTTAAGGAACAGGAGTATAATACTTTAATAAacataacaaattattttctttcccctaaaaaagcactttattaagaaaatgaagttaattCAAAAAGGTAGTAAATAGTGGAAAGAATCCTGAATATGGAATCAGAGGCCCAACCCAACACTAATTACTTGTGAGACTAGGAAAAGTGGTTTTAACCTCTCTatattcagtttcctcctttaaaaaatgaggactTAACAATTGATTTCCCCTGAGCCTAAATTCATGATCCAATTAACAATCCTATGTTATTCTGATAACATGCCAGATAAACATGGCGGAAAAGGGGGGTGGGTgagtagagagaaaaatgaaaaaaaaatcttcaaaaaaataTAGAACTGACCATAACAGGAGAATTTAGGTTTCATAAACAAAACTCATTCAATCCTATGCCATATTTATGTCAAGAGATGCTTCAGAAAGATTAATGTCAAGTAGAAATAGCAAGTAGATGGTTATTTGAAAGAATCTATAAAGGTCTGTCTTCACCAAAAACAGAATCTAGAGCAGAAAGGAACCTCCAAGGTCATTTAGTACAACCGTTTCATTTTAAAGTGGAGGAAATTAAGGGCCAGAAAAATTCTAGTTTTCACGGTAGGAACAGAACAGaggaatatttttgaaaaaaggtGATAGGTATGTGTAcatacatccatatatacatgtatacgcATATACACAAGAGATAgctagaatattttttaaatagaaatatatttttaagatggAAAAGCTaatgaataagataaaattatatactTTAATGTAAATTTCTGAAACTAGTTATTAGGCagattaagaaaactgaaaagaacctATCTTTATATTTCTCCACAAATGCGTCGGTACCAAGGAGACTTCTTGCTCTGTCTGGGAGCAGCATGGCAGAAAAGGAAGGATGCTAAACCTCAAACCtttagttgggggggggggtggtgtTGTACTGAGGGCAGGGATAGAGAGAAGTGGCTaagaattttaaacataaaatatctcataattaacatagaaaacaaaatcattttatcaCGTAACTAACACTATatccagaatttgaattcatgtttatagaaagtatataaaatgatattatcTAGAGAGTCACAgttgggaaaaggaaataaatttactACTAAGTGCCTTTGATTAAAATCAGTTATAAAGATTTCTCATATGTGCCAGGAGTTAGAATTTTAAATGGGTGATACTTCTAAACTTGTAAAAAAGAAGTTTTCTTATTCAGCACCCATCTCACCAACAGGAGAAAGTAACAAGAGAAAAGCTATGTTCTTCTTGTCAAAAGCAGAGGAAAAGTTCTGCTTGGTATAGAACCAAAGATGCCCCATGCTCTTCCCTACTTCCCAAAAAGAGatcaagggagaagagagagagctaAGGCTTGGTCTATACCTGATTTCACAGGATCTTAAAAATTCAAAAACGATTTTTTCCCCAATGTGggcaaatggaaagaatactgatttACAAGCCTAAGACCTAGATCTGAGTACAACTTCTGATACTTAGTAGCTTAACTAGCCCTTGAGCtcattcttatctgtaaaatgggataagaaCTGTACCATTTACCCTTTCAAGGATGTTCATAGGGTTAAATACAAAACACTAGAaaaattagctatttttattatttaaaattacttttttctacAACCTCGAACCTTTAACTCTATCTTATGGGTTATTAAGAAATGCGGTTCTATGAAAACTGACATGGGAGATTTAAATTTTGCTGTTTCAGAAAGCCCAAGGATTAAACTGCATTCAGAATTACAGAAACTGTACATGCCGGATTCTTTCCTTTGTTAAAGGTGCAGGTGAAAACTtggtaaaagttaaaaaataaaagtctgcCTTTTACATTGGGTTTGCACGTACTATTCTTTTAGAACTGCCACCGGGGGCACCTCGTGCTCACGGAGAAAAGCGTGGCTGTCCCTCGGGCCCGAGCTCAGCCTCTGCAATGACTATGGGTTACTCGGATCCCCAGGAGTGTCCTTCCCTATAAAAGGCACTGCCTGCGCCCCTCCCCGCAAAGGAGCGTAGTGAGGAAAACGATTTAAATACCACAAGGTACGCTAAGCTACCAGCAGCTCTCGGTATGGAACGGAAGGCGAGAAGCTGGGCTAGCtgatggggaaggaggaggggaaaggcgGAGTCCTCGGCCTCCGGAGGGCTCCAGGAGGGACGAGGGAAGACGAAAAGGCGCCGGTGAGACGCGGGGTAATGGGAAGCAGGAAGATGAGACATGGGGAGGGAGGCAAGAGGCAGGCCTGGCAGGGACAAGACGGGGCGGCAGGGAGATCGGAGCGAGGGGGCTGGAAAAGGCCCCGGTGACAGGCTGCCTGAGGGGATTGTCAGGCCAGCGGAGAAGGCTCCTTCGAACCCCCCGCGGAAGGGGCCCGGGCCCGAACAACGGCCGAAGCCGCGGCCTGCCCGCTCCGGCCGCGGCCGCCTGTCTCTAGGGCTGAGGCCGCCTCTGCTCTCTGCCACCCTGCGGAGCCCACACAACCCCAACCCCCAGCCCCCGTCACGCACGGACCCACCGACAGACCGAATGAACCGCTTGCCCCAGCCCAGTTCACCCAGGAGACAGTAAAACAGGAACGGAAGCGCCCCCACTTCCGGGACCACAGGGAGCCCAATGGGTAGCCGAGAGGAAGAAGCCGGTCAGACCGCTGCGCCCGCCCTGCTCCTGTCACGTGAGCTGAGTCAAGTCTCCCTCCGTAGTCTTGGTGACGTTCCGGGAGCCCAAACGCCCATAATGCTCCGGCCCCTCTGGACTTCCATTCCCTGACTTCGGAGCACGTCAACAGTGTGGCAATCTGGGACACACAGGATGGCAGCCGGGAAAGGGCTAAACAAGGATTTCTCGGTCGTGCGCATCTGGGTTTCCAAGCCCCAGGCCTCTCGGGCGTCCCCCGAAACTTTTACCGGACCCCCGCTTCCTACTTGGAATATATCACTTTCCTTTCGTTCCTTTTTGAGAACCTTAGAG
This sequence is a window from Sminthopsis crassicaudata isolate SCR6 chromosome 1, ASM4859323v1, whole genome shotgun sequence. Protein-coding genes within it:
- the C1H18orf32 gene encoding UPF0729 protein C18orf32 homolog, producing MVCIPCIVIPVLLWVYKKFLEPYVYHLISPFVSRLWPKKTLKESPAEKLSKGDYKIADTNGISTPEPTESCNKKID